The sequence TAGTCGAAATGATCTTAAAAATGTGCGATGATAATTATCTTTATAAAACGTTCCATCCTGATTTAAAATAACATACGTTCCTGTATGGGTCAAAATCAACTGGGATTCCAATTCATTACCACATTTATAGAAGCGAGTGTGTTTCATAAATGGATTCAGTGATGAATACATAAACAAACCAATACACATTGATATTAATAGGAAATAGGTTAAGATATTCTTTTTATTCATATGCATAGATCCCCCAATAAAAGCGCTATAATTAGGATTATACACTGTTTTAGCGATTATAGGTCATCTTTCTTATCATTTAAACGATTTATTTTAAAATACAATAAGTCATATTCGTATTTGATACTTTAAGAGTGTTTTTGCATAAGCGTTTTTATCTTAAATCGATTTAAGTTTTATTTAAGTTTATATTAAGAATTAGGTTTTAATATATAGGGGTCGGACAGTGGAGGGGGACATGTATTCCCAGTACATGGTCACTGTGAAAATATATTCATTCTTCTCCTTGAATATAGCCGACATAAAAAAACGATGTAGTCTTCCGTCATTTAACTACATCGTTTTTTTTTATTTGATTTCATCGAAAATCATTTTCAAAGCATGATTTGTTGCCATTTTTTGGATTTGTATTCGTTCATCAGCATGGTTTCGACCTAAGTTGAGGGTTTTCACTTCAACACCTTTTGACGTCGCAATTGCAATATATACAAGTCCTACCGGTTTATCATCAAAACCACCTGTAGGTCCTGCGATTCCTGTTATACCAATACCAATATCTGAACCTGCAAGTGTACGAATATTGGAAGCCATTAGTTTCGCGACTTCCGGAGAAACAGCTCCAACGGTATCAAAATATTCATGAGGTATGTTTAGGATTGCGTTTTTCTGATCGTTTGAATACGTAGTAACACCCAGATTAAATACTTTTGAACTCCCGGAAACGCGTGTTATTCGGGAACTTAAAAGTCCTCCTGTACAACTTTCAGCCGTTGAAACGCTCATGTTTTTTCGTGTAAGTAAGGGAACAATCACATCTTCAAGATAGGGCACATCAACACTGTAATAATAATCTTGAAAAAGTTCTTTGATTTCTTCGATTACGGGTTTTATAAGTGTGTCCGCTTCAAAATAAGATTGAGCACTTGCAGTAATACGCAACATGACGCTGCCATCTGAAACATATGGTGCAATTGTAGGGTTTTGATAATCGATCATTTTATCTTTGAGAATTGATTCGACTGTTGATTCACCAATTCCAAATAAATAGATCTTATGCGATACAAGCGTCACGTTTGTTTTTTGTTTTAAGTAATCATTAACAGATGTTTCAAACATCATTTTCATTTCACGTGGGGGTCCCGGAAGTAATATAACAGTTTTGGTGTTGGTTTCAATACCAATGCCTGGAGCGGTACCACACATGTTTTCAAATACAAAAGCACCTTGAGGAATCATCGCTTGCTTAATATTGTTTTCGGTCATAGATTTACCACTTGTTTTAAAATACGATTCAAGCTTATCCATGGTAGGTTGGTGAAGTATAAGAGGAAGACCAAGCATTTCAGCGATAATTTCTTTTGTAAGATCGTCATAAGTTGGTCCAAGTCCACCTGTAAGAAGAATGACATCACTACGACTTAAAGCTTCCGAAAAACTATGCTTAAGACGCTTCGGATTATCACCCACAACACTTTGATGATAACAAAATATGCCATCATTCGCTAATTGTTGGGCAATATACGTTGCATTTGTATTCACAACATCCCCCAACAACAATTCGGTTCCAACACAAATAATTTCTGATTTCATAATTCAACTCCGTTCTGTCACTATAATACCATTGTTACTGTCTTTTAACGAGAAAAATTCTTGATGACATTTTGTGATAGTTTCATGACAACCGCCGTTATATTTGAATAATCATTTTATAATAACTATAAGATCGTAATTGTTTTTAAAACACAATCAAACAGCGATGAAAGA is a genomic window of Erysipelothrix amsterdamensis containing:
- a CDS encoding competence/damage-inducible protein A; protein product: MKSEIICVGTELLLGDVVNTNATYIAQQLANDGIFCYHQSVVGDNPKRLKHSFSEALSRSDVILLTGGLGPTYDDLTKEIIAEMLGLPLILHQPTMDKLESYFKTSGKSMTENNIKQAMIPQGAFVFENMCGTAPGIGIETNTKTVILLPGPPREMKMMFETSVNDYLKQKTNVTLVSHKIYLFGIGESTVESILKDKMIDYQNPTIAPYVSDGSVMLRITASAQSYFEADTLIKPVIEEIKELFQDYYYSVDVPYLEDVIVPLLTRKNMSVSTAESCTGGLLSSRITRVSGSSKVFNLGVTTYSNDQKNAILNIPHEYFDTVGAVSPEVAKLMASNIRTLAGSDIGIGITGIAGPTGGFDDKPVGLVYIAIATSKGVEVKTLNLGRNHADERIQIQKMATNHALKMIFDEIK